The Algoriphagus sp. TR-M9 genome has a window encoding:
- a CDS encoding secondary thiamine-phosphate synthase enzyme YjbQ: protein MNSFFQHQLQLNAFPAGYHLITDEIEEAIPEIRKIQTGFLQVFIQHTSAALTINENADPTVRKDFQTFVNELIPESYPRFIHTYEGPDDMPAHIKASFFDSHLQIPITGGKLNLGTWQGIYLCEFRKYGGGRRLILTAFGELR from the coding sequence ATGAACAGTTTTTTCCAACACCAACTTCAATTAAACGCTTTTCCCGCAGGGTATCATCTGATCACCGATGAAATAGAAGAGGCAATACCGGAAATCAGGAAAATCCAAACCGGATTTCTTCAAGTCTTTATCCAGCATACTTCTGCTGCTTTGACTATCAATGAAAATGCTGATCCTACTGTCAGAAAGGACTTCCAGACCTTCGTAAATGAGTTAATTCCAGAATCTTATCCACGTTTTATCCACACTTATGAAGGGCCTGATGATATGCCTGCGCACATTAAAGCCAGTTTTTTTGATAGCCATCTTCAAATCCCGATTACTGGTGGAAAACTCAACCTTGGAACTTGGCAGGGAATTTATCTCTGCGAATTTCGCAAATACGGGGGAGGTAGAAGGTTGATTTTGACGGCATTTGGAGAATTACGATAG